One Dictyostelium discoideum AX4 chromosome 3 chromosome, whole genome shotgun sequence genomic region harbors:
- the cyrA gene encoding cysteine rich protein: MKAIVLIIFILLINNQIVKTWDQNDVKQFFNNYPFGIKSSSGFYYDTQVSTLNGTIYGFTKNGFVDFPENPGFEESGFYLDQSVDMVEDRLGADGRPVYKNGNEPFIVTNKETGKQFTLAHNSSTFYDWFHSSPCVNYPLNGSIWITKNALQGVAFKPTNDVYPYDIGTQDNQLPYFHHSTFSLNFYLRVKRQLNRPSILNIATNYETFFFINNQKQIGELIVLGGESGLYYYQWAPEDTDDGKIFKIDIFVIMRTGFKGVLQINFRNSFDQCFCNNTDICSICNGNGDTCGCIYGATKGCASAHTKCSQCIYVNDCGNFNNTDPFCSIVKCSNNQTLSSTDSPPLSIDGSVSSGSGSNDDPTCILEPIDCDDNDECTVDECSITSGCKHTVCPNLDKSGKTEIKCVNGKCQTRVKSPCELMTCPNDTICIENYNNTKNLTICLPIECSINNCDDGNGCTIDSCNFQTGFCDHLLCPNKYLDPITNHTTIPICENNKCVNKTLSNCEYFKCDHPNEICIEEKITLAPKCVHFDSGCLSCSDLNCQSLTSPNSRCKYIEMDNQKLRCKGSVGSCCPYLPTCY, encoded by the exons atGAAGGCCatagttttaattatttttattttattaatcaaTAATCAAATTGTAAAAACTTGGGATCAAAATGAtgttaaacaattttttaacaattatccatttg gtatTAAATCTAGTAGTGGATTTTATTATGATACTCAAGTTTCAACACTGAATGGAACAATTTATGGATTTACAAAGAATGGATTTGTTGATTTTCCAGAGAATCCAGGATTTGAAGAGTCAGGATTTTATTTAGACCAATCAGTTGATATGGTTGAAGATAGATTGGGAGCAGATGGTAGACCAGTTTATAAAAATGGTAATGAACCATTCATTGTTACAAATAAGGAAACTGGTAAACAATTTACATTGGCACATAATTCATCAACATTTTATGATTGGTTTCATTCAAGTCCATGTGTGAATTATCCATTAAATGGTAGTATATGGATTACAAAGAATGCTTTACAAGGTGTTGCATTTAAACCAACAAACGACGTTTATCCATACGATATCGGAACTCAAGATAATCAATTACCCTATTTCCATCATTCTACTttctctttaaatttttatcttCGTGTTAAAAGACAATTAAATCGTCCAAGTATATTAAATATCGCTACAAATTatgaaacttttttttttataaataatcaaaaacaaattggtgaattaattgttttaggTGGTGAGAGTGGTTTATACTATTATCAATGGGCACCTGAAGATACTGATGAtggtaaaatatttaaaattgatattttcGTTATTATGCGTACTGGTTTTAAAGGTGTacttcaaattaattttcgtaattcatttgatcaatgtttttgtaataataccGATATATGTTCAATttgtaatggtaatggtgataCATGTGGTTGTATCTATGGTGCAACCAAAGGTTGTGCAAGTGCCCATACAAAATGTTCTCAATGTATTTACGTTAACGATTGTGGAAACTTTAATAATACTGATCCATTTTGTTCAATTGTTAAATGttcaaataatcaaacaCTATCATCAACTGattcaccaccattatcaattgatggtAGTGTCTCAAGCGGTAGTGGTTCCAATGACGATCCAACTTGTATTTTAGAACCAATTGActgtgatgataatgatgaatgtACCGTTGATGAATGTTCAATAACAAGTGGATGTAAACATACGGTTTGTCCAAATTTAGATAAATCTGGTAAAACTGAAATTAAATGTGTAAATGGAAAATGCCAAACACGTGTTAAATCACCTTGTGAATTGATGACTTGTCCAAATGATACTATTTgcattgaaaattataataacacTAAAAACTTGACAATTTGTTTACCAATTGAATGTTCCATAAATAAttgtgatgatggtaatggGTGTACTATCGATTCTTGTAATTTCCAAACAGGATTTTGTGATCATTTACTTTGCCCAAACAAATATTTGGATCCAATTACAAATCATACAACAATTCCAATctgtgaaaataataaatgtgtAAACAAAACTCTCTCAAATtgtgaatattttaaatgcGATCATCCAAATGAAATTTGCATAGAAGAGAAAATAACTCTTGCTCCAAAATGTGTTCATTTCGATAGTGGTTGTTTATCTTGTTCTGATTTAAATTGCCAATCATTAACTTCTCCAAATTCAAGATGTAAATATATTGAAATGgataatcaaaaattacGTTGTAAAGGTTCGGTTGGTTCTTGTTGTCCTTATTTACCAACctgttattaa
- the tmem50 gene encoding TMEM50 family protein, with translation MRKTIMKYLPALAGIIFTAGWFLWIDGHVYENTNNKNADFDGPHIQWIYYLPGIFATLGMVMANIVDLSALNSNSLLFDGGATKVRVWLFISFAISFGCIGAALWIMVAVFLPPHNTNDAAQWPGIAITLQTSLIFLSSLLLVFKKVRQDDEYDQF, from the exons atgagAAAAACTATAATGAAATATTTACCAGCTTTAGCAGGTATAATA tttaCAGCAGGATGGTTTTTATGGATAGATGGACATGTTTatgaaaatacaaataataaaaatgcaGATTTTGATGGACCACATATTCAatggatttattatttaccagGTATTTTTGCAACTCTTGGTATGGTTATGGCAAATATTGTAGATTTATCagcattaaattcaaattcactTTTATTTGATGGTGGTGCCACTAAAGTTCGTGTATGGttatttattagttttgCAATTAGTTTTGGTTGTATTGGTGCTGCATTATGGATTATGGTTGCTGTTTTCTTACCACCTCATAATACAAATGACGCTGCTCAATGGCCTGGTATTGCAATCACTTTACAAActtctttaatatttttaag tTCACTTCTTTTAGTTTTTAAGAAAGTACGTCAAGATGATGAATAtgaccaattttaa
- the sec23 gene encoding hypothetical protein: MNFDQSEDRDGVRFSWNVWPTSRVEATKNLLVPLGCLYTPLHQSPEITQVPYPPLRCKGICNAILNPYCTIAPPYKTWVCPFCLQHNQFPPHYAGISDLNRPAELLPHVTTIEYQLPTAETPLPIYLFVVDVCVPDDELQSLTDSLTMSLSLIPENSYVGLITFGSMVQLYELGFTSCPKSYVFRGDPPTNTFKIANLMQKVGSPETMNLQSKRFLVPVSECEFHLTSILEEIQKDPCRVASDKRPLRATGMAFSVANALLSTVASNMGGRIMAFIGGPATTGPGLVVSEDLREPIRSHHEVIKGKTKYTSKAYQFYKSIGERSVASGHAIDIFSCSLDQVGLYEMREMVKLTGGYMVLADSFDHPMFTQSFQKIFTREDNAFKMGYNAEVQVCTSMSLKVCGAIGHMSSRNNKTSCVGENEIGIGGTSSWKVCALDQNSTFAFYFEIANTQQNAPEQLGLVQFITSYQNSLGKQILRVSTIRREWVQHTMEQQQNITMLANGFDQETSAVLMARLAVFKAETEELPDITRWLDKMLIKLVSKYADYRRDDPTSFKLVSNFSIYPHFMFHLRRSSFLQVFNSSPDESSFYRFMLNRENVSNSLIMIQPTLEKYSFSGPPHPEVLSASSISIDSILLLDTFFHVLIFHGETIAQWRKAGYDKDPQHQNFRDLLQAPRDDAAHILKERFPYPRYIVCDQHSGEARFLLATIDPNITHTSNTPQDPSKGEIVFTDDVNLHVFLEHLKKFAVQS, encoded by the exons ATGAATTTCGATCAAAGTGAAGATAGAGATGGTGTTAGATTCTCTTGGAATGTTTGGCCAACATCAAGAGTTGAAGCaactaaaaatttattagttCCATTAGGTTGTCTTTATACTCCATTACATCAAAGTCCAGAAATTACACAAGTACCATATCCACCACTTCGTTGTAAAGGTATTTGTAATGCAATTTTAAATCCATATTG tacTATAGCACCACCATATAAAACATGGGTTTGCCCATTTTGTTTACAACATAATCAATTTCCACCACATTATGCAGGTATTTCAGATTTAAATAGACCAGCGGAATTATTACCACATGTAACTACAATTGAATATCAATTACCAACAGCAGAAACACCATTACCAATCTATTTATTTGTAGTTGATGTTTGTGTGCCAGATGATGAATTACAATCATTGACAGATTCATTGACAATGTCATTATCATTGATTCCAGAGAATTCCTATGTTGGTTTGATTACATTTGGATCAATGGTACAATTGTATGAATTAGGATTCACAAGTTGTCCAAAGTCCTATGTATTCCGTGGTGATCCACCTACCAATACATTTAAGATCGCCAATTTGATGCAAAAGGTTGGTTCACCAGAGACAATGAATTTACAAAGCAAACGTTTCCTCGTACCAGTTAGTGAATGCGAATTCCATTTGACATCAATTCTCGAGGAGATTCAAAAGGACCCATGTAGAGTAGCTTCCGATAAACGTCCATTACGTGCCACCGGTATGGCATTCTCTGTGGCAAATGCTTTGCTCTCAACCGTCGCTTCGAATATGGGTGGTAGAATTATGGCTTTCATTGGTGGTCCTGCTACAACTGGTCCTGGTTTGGTTGTTTCGGAAGATCTTCGTGAACCAATTCGTTCACATCATGAAGTGATCAAAGGTAAGACTAAATACACTAGTAAAGCATATCAATTCTATAAATCAATCGGTGAGAGATCAGTTGCCAGTGGTCATGCCATTGATATATTCTCTTGTTCATTGGATCAAGTGGGTCTCTATGAAATGAGAGAGATGGTCAAATTGACCGGTGGTTATATGGTGTTGGCCGATAGTTTCGATCATCCAATGTTCACTCAATCCTTCCAAAAGATTTTCACTCGTGAAGATAATGCATTCAAAATGGGTTACAATGCAGAGGTACAAGTTTGCACATCCATGTCATTGAAGGTTTGTGGTGCCATTGGTCATATGTCTTCCAGAAACAACAAGACCTCTTGCGTGGGGGAGAATGAAATTGGCATTGGTGGCACTAGCAGTTGGAAGGTTTGTGCTCTCGATCAAAATTCAACATTTGCCTTTTACTTTGAAATTGCCAACACTCAACAAAATGCTCCAGAACAATTGGGTTTGGTTCAATTCATAACCTCTTATCAAAATAGTTTAGGTAAACAAATCTTACGTGTTTCCACCATTAGAAGAGAGTGGGTACAACATACAAtggaacaacaacaaaatataacCATGTTGGCAAATGGTTTCGATCAGGAAACCTCTGCCGTCTTGATGGCACGTTTGGCAGTGTTCAAAGCTGAGACAGAAGAGTTGCCAGATATCACTAGATGGTTGGATAAGATGTTGATTAAATTGGTCTCTAAATATGCCGACTATAGAAGAGATGATCCAACCTCTTTCAAATTGGTTTCAAACTTCTCCATCTATCCTCACTTTATGTTCCATCTCAGAAGAAGTAGTTTCCTTCAAGTTTTCAATTCAAGTCCTGATGAATCAAGTTTCTATAGATTCATGTTAAATCGTGAAAACGTTTCCAACTCTTTGATTATGATTCAACCAACCCTAGAGAAATACTCGTTCAGTGGTCCACCTCATCCAGAGGTCTTGAGTGCAAGTTCAATCTCCATCGATAGTATCCTCTTGTTGGATACTTTCTTCCATGTTCTCATTTTCCATGGTGAAACTATAGCTCAATGGAGAAAAGCTGGCTACGATAAAGATCCACAACATCAAAACTTTAGAGACCTCTTACAAGCTCCAAGGGATGATGCTGCTCATATCCTTAAAGAACGTTTCCCTTATCCTCGTTATATAGTTTGTGATCAACACTCTGGTGAAGCTCGTTTCCTTTTAGCAACTATCGATCCAAATATAACTCACACTAGTAATACACCTCAAGATCCTTCAAAAGGTGAAATCGTTTTCACTGATGATGTAAATTTACATGTCTTTTTggaacatttaaaaaagtttgcAGTTCAatcttaa
- the lyrm1 gene encoding LYR motif-containing protein 1 encodes MSKKVLTAYNAIDHTYFSQLSQRNKALYMYRSILRLANKWESDSQREDIRYETRSTFQKNKDLTDTEIINDKIEEARSRMLTALHYNIPYEKKKYNIPKYQIQMKPPPDPKDESGIC; translated from the exons ATGTCAAAAAAAGTCCTCACAGCATACAATGCAATAGATCATACATATTTTTCTCAGTTATCACAAAGAAACAAAGCCTTATATATGTATAGAAGTATATTAAGATTAGCAAATAAATGGGAATCAGATTCACAAAGAGAAGACATTAGATATGAAACAAGATCCACATTTCAAAAGAATAAAGATTTAACAGACACCGAaattataaatgataaaattgaagaagCTAGATCAAGAATGTTAACTGCACTTCATTATAA TATACcatatgaaaaaaagaaatataatattcctaaatatcaaattcaaatgaaaccACCACCAGATCCAAAAGATGAATCTGGAatttgttaa
- the ponM gene encoding ponticulin-related protein, with translation MKFLSTLILLLSVLALVRGEQYNKFTVDLNGVCTNSGSLDTCTNQCGNAGGSFQISQSGGEYQYEQYATKDCDLMASLTSKFACLADEAPVTLGLGNIKITCQDPSNSASSPLTTAVLFVVAFAAAIALLL, from the coding sequence atgaaattcttATCAACTTTAATCCTTTTATTATCAGTCTTAGCTTTAGTTAGAGGTGAACAATACAACAAATTCACAGTTGATTTAAACGGTGTTTGTACTAATAGCGGTTCTCTTGATACTTGTACCAACCAATGTGGAAATGCCGGTGGTTCATTCCAAATCTCTCAAAGTGGTGGCGAATATCAATATGAACAATACGCTACTAAGGATTGTGATCTTATGGCTTCATTAACAAGCAAATTCGCCTGTCTTGCTGACGAGGCACCAGTCACTTTAGGTTTaggtaatattaaaattacttgTCAAGACCCATCAAATTCAGCATCTTCTCCATTAACCACTGCTGTcttatttgttgttgctttTGCTGCCGCCAttgctttattattataa